In Streptomyces sp. NBC_00341, the DNA window ACCGGAACGCCTGCGGAAGGATGATCAGCCGCAGAACCTGGGTGAAGCTCAGGCCGAGGGCACGTGCCGCCTCGGCCTGACCGACCGGCACCGTGTTGATCCCGGACCGCAGCGCCTCGCACACGAAGGCGGCGGTGTAGGCGCTCAGGGCAAGTACCGCGAGACGGAAGTTTACGTCCGTGATCTCGGACGCGCCGAGGCTGATGTTGAGCGTCGAGTACAGCCCCAGAGAGGAGAACACAATGATCACGGTCAGTGGAATGTTCCGGACCACGTTCACATAGCCGGTCGCGAAACCGCGCATCAGGGGGACCGGGCTGACCTTCATGCCGGCCAGCAGCGTTCCCCA includes these proteins:
- a CDS encoding amino acid ABC transporter permease; this translates as MFDFLDGYDLLGAFWVTVQLTVYSALGSLIWGTLLAGMKVSPVPLMRGFATGYVNVVRNIPLTVIIVFSSLGLYSTLNISLGASEITDVNFRLAVLALSAYTAAFVCEALRSGINTVPVGQAEAARALGLSFTQVLRLIILPQAFRSVVNPLSNVLIALTKNTTVASAIGVMEASYLMKGMIENEAQLILISAVFAFGFIVLTLPTGLILGWVSKKVAVKR